Proteins encoded by one window of Arabidopsis thaliana chromosome 2, partial sequence:
- a CDS encoding Rho termination factor (Rho termination factor; FUNCTIONS IN: transcription termination factor activity; INVOLVED IN: transcription termination; LOCATED IN: cellular_component unknown; EXPRESSED IN: 12 plant structures; EXPRESSED DURING: 6 growth stages; CONTAINS InterPro DOMAIN/s: Rho termination factor, N-terminal (InterPro:IPR011112); Has 1046 Blast hits to 715 proteins in 227 species: Archae - 8; Bacteria - 305; Metazoa - 330; Fungi - 184; Plants - 18; Viruses - 2; Other Eukaryotes - 199 (source: NCBI BLink).) produces the protein MDDDDDLWGPPRVFVVVQDDTFRKQTVRRCEFWFDFRTDVLEENFQNEKYCELVWRILTEKKRQVTEIAELERVSVSVSAQNDTASSGSGGDLHEIDSSDSDKTLSTTLPDSDTSSAKLALDDDENTSSISDAQTAQTVQIRDSSNDDTEDIEPETRLMPHETAANDPLTVEVAEDADTSSSPVLESKIDEAEEHSCSSLVTDQVFDPIKQALENKSSSAISRESIGGSTLRPLHLETREKANTTDEDGDILKDHQQNDSLQDIVTVSEPFTTESLLEMCDEPDKGRDIPCGERSKKSHPEAVVKTVVKDELIISLLTEARKKAESKNPGSVLIKKRQRQSNSSDNKGANTSFIRNIKQKVQGGAGEINIDPVKNSTQSTPKIIRGSSVPTQHADSLLDSSMDGKIQRGGKNVSGSLISLSISELKKKTGKELRSIAKDLKVQHYYKLKKEDLLQRITNQLNPQLADCTKQRMES, from the exons atggatgatgatgatgatctctgGGGTCCGCCACGAG tttttgtagTTGTGCAAGACGATACCTTTCGTAAACAGACCGTACGTCGTTGTGAATTTTGGTTCGATTTCAGAACAG ATGTGCTCGAAGAAAATTTCCAGAACGAAAAGTATTGTGAGCTAGTTTGGAGGATAttgacagagaagaagaggcaaGTTACTGAAATTGCTGAGCTTGAGAGGGTTTCAGTTTCAGTATCGGCTCAAAATGATACGGCTTCCTCTGGGAGTGGTGGTGACTTGCATGAGATAGACTCTTCTGATTCT GATAAGACTCTCAGTACTACTCTTCCAGATTCTGATACTAGTTCTGCTAAACTGGCTCTTGATGACGACGAAAACACTTCTAGTATCAGCGATGCTCAGACTGCTCAAACTGTTCAGATCAGAGATTCTAGTAACGACGACACTGAAGATATAGAGCCTGAAACAAGATTGATGCCTCATGAGACAGCAGCTAATGATCCACTAACAGTTGAG GTTGCAGAAGATGCAGATACCTCTTCTAGCCCTGTGTTGGAAAGCAAGATTGACGAAGCTGAAGAACATTCTTGTTCATCCTTGGTTACTGACCAAGTCTTTGATCCTATAAAGCAAGCCCTCGAGAACAAATCTTCATCTGCTATAAGCCGTGAGAGTATTGGAGGTTCCACACTGAGACCATTGCATTTAGAGACCCGGGAGAAGGCAAATACTACAGACGAAGATGGAGATATATTGAAGGATCACCAGCAAAACGATAGCTTGCAAGACATTGTAACTGTTTCGGAACCTTTTACCACAGAGTCTCTCTTAGAAATGTGTGATGAACCGGACAAAGGCAGAGATATCCCATGTGGTGAGAGAAGCAAAAAATCACATCCTGAAGCTGTGGTGAAGACTGTAGTTAAAGACGAGCTGATCATAAGCTTGCTTACCGAGGCAAGAAAAAAGGCAGAGAGCAAGAATCCTGGGTCAGTCCTTAtaaagaagagacagagacagTCTAATAGCAGTGACAATAAAGGCGCGAACACAAGTTTTATCAGAAACATCAAGCAGAAAGTACAAGGTGGAGCTGGTGAGATTAATATTGATCCAGTTAAAAACTCAACCCAGTCGACACCAAAGATCATCAGGGGTTCGAGTGTTCCCACACAGCATGCAGATTCGTTGTTGGATTCTTCCATGGACGGAAAAATCCAGAGAGGTGGAAAAAATGTAAGTGGCTCATTGATATCATTATCCATAAgtgagttgaagaagaagacaggcAAGGAATTAAGAAGCATAGCGAAGGATCTGAAAGTACAACATTACTATAAGCTCAAGAAAGAAGATCTGCTTCAACGGATAACCAATCAACTAAACCCCCAGTTAGCCGATTGTACAAAGCAGAGAATGGAGTCATAA
- the GPDHC1 gene encoding 6-phosphogluconate dehydrogenase family protein, with the protein MVGSIEAKSLQSNGSVHHIGLNLEEKLDEFRRLLGKSEKDPLRIVSVGAGAWGSVFAALLQESYGGFRDKFQIRIWRRAGRAVDRETAEHLFEVINSREDILRRLIRRCAYLKYVEARLGDRTLYADEILKDGFCLNMVDTPLCPLKVVTNLQEAVWDADIVVNGLPSTETREVFEEISKYWKERITVPIIISLSKGIETALEPVPHIITPTKMIHQATGVPIDNVLYLGGPNIAAEIYNKEYANARICGAAKWRKPLAKFLRQPHFIVWDNSDLVTHEVMGGLKNVYAIGAGMVAALTNESATSKSVYFAHCTSEMIFITHLLAEEPEKLAGPLLADTYVTLLKGRNAWYGQMLAKGEINRDMGDSISGKGMIQGVSAVGAFYQLLSQSSLSILPSEEKKPVAPVESCPILKTLYKILITREQSTQAILQALRDETLNDPRDRIEIAQSHAFYRPSLLGQP; encoded by the exons atggTGGGAAGCATTGAGGCAAAGAGTCTGCAATCAAACGGGTCTGTTCATCATATTGGTCTTAATTTGGAGGAGAAACTTGATGAATTTCGTCGTCTTTTGGGGAAATCAGAAAAAGATCCGTTAAGGATTGTAAGTGTTGGTGCTGGTGCTTGGGGAAGTGTTTTTGCAGCACTTCTTCAAGAAAGCTATGGAGGTTTCAGGGATAAGTTTCAGATCAGGATATGGAGAAGAGCTGGGAGAGCTGTTGATAGAGAAACTGCAGAACATTTGTTTGAAGTGATCAATTCAAGGGAAGATATCTTGAGGAGATTGATAAGACGCTGTGCTTATCTGAAATATGTCGAGGCAAGGCTTGGTGATAGGACACTCTATGCTGATGAGATATTGAAAGACGGGTTTTGTCTTAACATGGTTGATACGCCGCTTTGTCCTCTTAAGGTTGTGACAAATCTGCAAGAAGCTGTGTGGGATGCTGATATTGTTGTTAATGGATTGCCTTCAACTGAAACACGTGAAGTGTTTGAAGAGATTAGTAAGTATTGGAAAGAGAGAATAACGGTTCCGATTATTATCTCTCTGTCAAAGGGTATTGAAACTGCTCTTGAACCAGTTCCACATATCATAACTCCAACAAAGATGATTCATCAAGCAA CTGGTGTGCCGATTGACAATGTCCTGTATCTTGGTGGACCAAACATTGCTGCTGAAATTTACAACAAGGAATATGCCAATGCTAGAATCTGTGGAGCTGCTAAATGGAGGAAGCCACTAGCTAAGTTCTTAAGACAACCTCATTTCATTGTTTGGGACAATAGTGATCTTGTGACACATGAAGTAATGGGAGGTCTCAAGAATGTCTACGCCATTGGAGCTG GTATGGTAGCGGCGCTCACTAACGAGAGCGCTACAAGCAAGTCGGTGTATTTTGCTCATTGTACATCTGAGATGATATTTATAACTCATTTACTAGCAGAAGAGCCTGAGAAACTTGCAGGGCCTTTGCTAGCTGACACTTATGTGACCTTATTAAAAGGACGTAATGCATGGTACGGTCAAATGCTGGCAAAGGGTGAAATAAATAGAGACATGGGTGATAGCATAAGCGGCAAGGGAATGATTCAG GGTGTTTCTGCAGTGGGAGCATTTTACCAATTGCTTAGTCAATCAAGCTTAAGTATATTGCCCtctgaagagaagaaacctgTAGCTCCGGTCGAATCATGTCCTATTTTAAAGACACTTTACAAGATACTCATCACAAG AGAACAATCAACTCAGGCCATTCTGCAAGCATTAAGGGATGAGACATTGAACGATCCCAGAGACCGTATTGAGATTGCACAGAGCCATGCATTCTACAGGCCTTCCCTTCTTGGTCAGCCTTGA
- the SFGH gene encoding S-formylglutathione hydrolase (S-formylglutathione hydrolase (SFGH); FUNCTIONS IN: hydrolase activity, acting on ester bonds, S-formylglutathione hydrolase activity; INVOLVED IN: response to cadmium ion; LOCATED IN: apoplast; EXPRESSED IN: 25 plant structures; EXPRESSED DURING: 13 growth stages; CONTAINS InterPro DOMAIN/s: Putative esterase (InterPro:IPR000801), S-formylglutathione hydrolase (InterPro:IPR014186); Has 3295 Blast hits to 3294 proteins in 1269 species: Archae - 2; Bacteria - 2478; Metazoa - 258; Fungi - 146; Plants - 60; Viruses - 0; Other Eukaryotes - 351 (source: NCBI BLink).) — MASGLSEIGSTKMFDGYNKRYKHFSETLGCSMTFSIYFPPSASSSHKSPVLYWLSGLTCTDENFIIKSGAQRAASTHGIALVAPDTSPRGLNVEGEADSYDFGVGAGFYLNATQEKWKNWRMYDYVVKELPKLLSENFSQLDTTKASISGHSMGGHGALTIYLRNLDKYKSVSAFAPITNPINCAWGQKAFTNYLGDNKAAWEEYDATCLISKYNNLSATILIDQGENDQFYPDQLLPSKFEEACKKVNAPLLLRLHPGYDHSYYFIATFIEDHISHHAQALEL, encoded by the exons ATGGCGAGTGGACTAAGCGAGATCGGGAGCACGAAGATGTTCGATGGCTACAACAAAAGATACAAACACTTCAGTGAGACACTTGGATGTTCCATGACCTTTTCCATCTACTTCCCtccttctgcttcttcttcccataAATCTCCT GTGCTTTACTGGCTTTCTGGCCTCACCTGCACGGACGAGAACTTCATTATCAAATCAGGAGCTCAACGTGCTGCTTCTACTCACGGCATTGCTCTTGTTGCTCCAGACACTTCTCCAA GAGGACTAAATGTTGAAGGGGAGGCAGACAGTTACGACTTTGGTGTAG GAGCCGGATTCTACCTCAATGCTACTCAGGAAAAGTGGAAGAACTGGCGTATGTATGACTATGTTGTCAAAGAGTTGCCAAAACTCCTGAGTGAAAACTTTTCCCAGCTTGACACAACAAAAGCATCTATATCTGGACACTCCATGGGTGGACATGGAGCTCTTACTATATACCTGAGGAACCTCGATAAATACAAG TCTGTATCTGCGTTTGCACCAATCACGAATCCCATAAATTGTGCATGGGGACAGAAGGCATTCACCAATTATCTAGGTGACAACAAAGCTGCTTGGGAG GAATACGATGCCACTTGTCTTATTTCAAAGTACAACAATCTTTCTGCAACAATTCTAATTGATCAG GGAGAAAACGACCAGTTCTACCCTGATCAGTTATTGCCCAGCAAGTTTGAGGAGGCGTGCAAGAAAGTGAATGCACCGCTCTTATTGCGCCTCCATCCAGGATACGACCACTCCTACTATTTCATTGCCACCTTCATCGAAGACCACATTAGTCACCATGCTCAAGCCCTTGAGCTATAG